The Edwardsiella tarda ATCC 15947 = NBRC 105688 region AAAATCCATCAGTTTACAGCGATCCTAACGGGTCAATTCTGAAAGAGCTTTATGAGCTTAAGCAGCTGGTAATCCAGCAACGACAGGCGCAAAAAGAGGTGCTTTCTGCCGAGGAGTGCGCCGAGTTACTGGGGGTTTCTGTCAGCTATGTGTACCGGCTGACCAGTGAAAAGCGTCTGCCGCATTACAAGCCACAAGGCAAAAAGATCTACTTCAAACGCGTTGAGCTGCTGGACTGGCTGCTCTCCCACCGCATTTCACCGGACGCCGAACTCACTGAGCATGTGACCAAGCGTGTACGGCAAGCTAGTTATGGGCGGTTGTGAGGCTGTTATGGAACGAGATCTCATAGCATCTCACAGGCCTCAGGACCTCCGATCGGCTTTTGTTGAACCTCCGAAACCCCTCGATTTTGTCCTCCCGGGGCTGCCGGTGGGCTGCGTTGGTGCTTTGGTGTCACCGGGAGGAGTGGGCAAGTCGATGTTGGCATTGCAACTGGCAATACAGATCGCCGGTGGGCCGGATTGGATTAAACTTGGCAAGCTGGGCAGGGGAGCTGTGCTCTACCTGCCTGCTGAGGACCCTTGGCCTGTACTGCACCAGCGCTTGTTTGTCTTGGGCAGAGGTCTTGATGCTGAACTTCGTGCCAACGTTGAACGAGACCTTCGTTTGATATCGCTTCAGGGGGCCAGTCCGAATGTGCTGGATAGCCACTGGTGGGAAGCGATTGCTATTTGGGCTGAAGGGGTGAGGTTGATTGTCATCGATACTTTGAGGCGCTTCCACGATGCCGACGAGAATACGGCCTGTGCCATGACGCAGGTACTAGGTCAGTTGGAACGGCTGGCCATGGGGCTGGGATGCGCTGTGCTGTTTGTACACCACACCAGTAAATCTGCGGTATTCCAAGAAGCTGGCGATCAGCAGCAGGCAAGCCGTGGTTCGTCGGTACTGGTGGACAACATTCGCTGGCAGGCCTATCTCGCCACTATGACCAAGAAAGAGGCGCAGAAGCTGGGCGTATCGGTAGAGAAGAGCCAGCTTTACGTGCGGTTTGGGGTAAGCAAAAGCAATTATGGGCCGCCACTACCGGAGCGATGGCTGGAGCGGAAGGAAGGTGGCGTGCTGTACCCCGCTGGTTTGGACGAAATACGCTGGGCTGGGGGCAAACGTGCCTTGCTTTGAATTGACTCATGCCCGGCACGACCATATGCACTGCCTTGCTCCCGGGTTGTTTAGGGCGATCTCGCATGGCCAACGCCGCCGTGACAAGCTGGAGGTGATTTACCGTTTCGGTGGTGGCAATCAGATCGAGTTCTCCGGGCCTGAGCCGTTGGGTGCAGATGACCTCCGTGTGCTTCAGGGGTTGGTTGCCATGGCTGGACTTGAGTCACAAAGTAACGAGATTGAGCCAGTTGCAGTGAGCGAAACTGGGACGATATTGCGAGATCTTCTGGATCTTCGTTGGGCTGCCAACCAGCAAAGGGTATTGGTGGTCAGAAGCAGCCTGCGCAAACTGGCCAAGGAGATTGGATACGCCAATCCTCGGGATACCAATACTGTACGTTGCTGTATCGAGCGATTGTGGAAGGTGTCGGTAATCGCAAAGGTGGCTGGCCAGCGTAGCGGATTTCGCTTATTGGCGAACTATGTCAGTGACACTCAGACTGATGGACTTTTTGTGGCGCTTAATCCCTTGCTGACCTACGCCATTATGGGTAATGGTCGCCATGTTCGTATCGACATGACAGAAGTTCGGCACTTGAATGGCAGCATCGCTCGGTTGTTGCATCAGCGGCTATGTGCCTGGGTGGATTGTGGTCAGAAAAGGGCAGTGCAGTTAGACACCTTGGTCGCTTATGCCTTTCCCGATGAGGTCAGCACGGCCATCCATCGCAAGCGGCAATCACGAGTTCGCAAGGCATTGGATGAGCTGACTGCTTTGGGCTGGTCTATCTGCGAACATGCCAAGGGGCGGTTTACCATCGGCCGGCCTGCACTATCACGATAACGGTCACAAGCCAATTCAGTGAAACCCAGTTACCGCTTGGGCTACAGGGCGATCCTGAAATCCGATCTATATTATCTAAAATAATCTAGGCCAGCGCATAGTTGCGCTGGCCTATTTGTTGGCTCTTCCTGGCCATGATCTCGTCGAGGGTGCTTCTATCACCCCAAGACATTGGGGAAATCGAGCATGGCATCTCGGCGCCGCGATTCAAGAATGTCGGCGTAGATCTCGGTAGTTCTCAGCTCGCTGTGCCCCAGCAAGCGGGAGAGGGCATAGATATCGACGCCGCGGTTAAGCTGGATGACGGCGAAGGTATGACGCGCGCTGTGGAAGGTTACCTTCTTGGTTATACCCGCCTGCAACGCCCACCGGGTGAGCTCCATGTTTTGCCAAGCCGAGTACTTGAGGCCCTTGAAGATCCGCTCTGTTGCCTTGCCTGGGCGCCCCATCAGCTGCATCGCCATGTCATTCAAATCCAGGTATTGCAGGCCGCTGGTCTTTTTCTGGGTGAAGACGATACGGTAATGGCCATAGAAGGGCTCCAGCTCGGCCCAGGTCAGCTTGTGAATGTCGGACCAGCGTAAGCCAGTGCAACAAGAGAACAGAAAGGCGCGCTTAAGAACGTCGTACCGGCACTCGGCCTGGGCCAGGGCTCGTACCTCGTCTTCGGTCAGATAAACCCGTTTGTTCTTCTCCCCCTGGATAGCTTTGACACGTCGTACCGGATTATCCGGTAGCAGCCGTTCCTGCTCAGCCTGGTTCAGGGCCGCCCTTAACTTGTTGAAATAGGCACTCTGGGTGTTGCGGCTCAGTGGTGTGCCGCTTTTGGTGCGGGCCTTGTGCATCAGGTAATGCCGAAAACCCTCCAGGAACAGCTGATCTACTTCCTCGAAAGTCAGCTCCGGCAGCTTATGGTACTGGCGTAAATGCTTGAGGGCTGATATCCAGATGGAATGGTTGCTCTTGCTGCCTGCCGCTTTTTGGTCTGTAACCTCTTGGAAGTACTCGAAGAAGCTGGCCTTGTAGGCGTTCGAGAAATCCAGATGGTGTTTACCAGTCTCGTACTCGAAGAGTCGCTTGGCGCGGATGGCTTCGGCTGCTCGCTGGGTTTCTTTGTTGTGGAGCCGCTGTGCTGGGGTACGCGGCTTGTCGTATAGGAAGAGATCCAGGGGCTCTCTGCTGCGTTTGTGCTTGCGGATGCCCGTAGTTGGTTCAAGGTAGGAGCCGGCGTAATAGGTTAAGCGCAGAGCGCGCTTGCCTTCGGCGTCAGGTTCGCGGTATTCGATGCTGATCTTCATGAGTGTCCCCCGAAAGTCCCCCGAGAGGTTACTTTGGGGACTCTCGGGGTAAATTCTCACGAAACAAGATCAGGCAAGAATAGCCAGTAAAAAACAAAGTCAATTATTTACAATGCATTATGTTCTCACCGGCTACTTTTTATTGCTGATTTTTCACCACATTATTTTCCAATGCAGAAGCTGGTGAAGATGCGCCCCAACAGATCGTCGGAGGTAAACTCGCCGGTGATCTCGCTGAGGGATTGTTGGGCCAGGCGTAACTCTTCCGCGAGCAGCTCGCCGGCCATGGCACCGAGTAACTGATCTTTACCCTGTTGGAGATGGATAGCGGCCTGCTCCAGCGCCTGTAGGTGGCGGCGACGGGCCAGAAATCCCCCCTCAAGATGCGTCTCAAAGCCCATGCTTTGCTTCAAGTGATCGCGTAGCACATCGATACCCGCCCCGGTACGGGCCGACAGACGCACCAGCGTGTGGCCGTGACTCGAACTGATCCCTAGCGGTTCGCCGGTCATATCGGCCTTATTGCGCACCACGGTGATCGGCAGGCTAGCCGGCAGACGCGCGATGAAATCGGGCCAGATAGTGGCGGGATCGGTGGCGTCGGTGGTGGTACCGTCGACCATAAACAGCACCCGATCGGCCTGCTCGATCTCTTGCCAGGCACGTTCGATACCGATGCGCTCCACCTCGTCGCTGGCCTCCCGTAAGCCGGCGGTATCGATGATATGCAACGGCATACCGTCAATGTGGATGTGTTCACGCAGGACATCGCGGGTGGTACCGGCAATATCGGTAACGATGGCGGCCTCTCGCCCCGCCAGGGCGTTGAGTAGGCTGGATTTCCCGGCGTTGGGCCGCCCGGCGATCACCACCTTCATGCCTTCGCGTAGCAGACTTCCCTGACGCGCCTCGGCGCGAACATCGGCCAGTTCATGCATCACCGCATTGAGCTGCGCCTCGATCTTACCGTCGGAGAGGAAGTCAATCTCCTCATCGGGAAAGTCGATGGCGGCCTCGACGTAGATCCGCAGGTGAGTCAGCGACTCGACCAGTTGATTCACGCGTGCCGAAAAGACCCCTTGTAACGAGTTGACCGCCGAGCGCGCCGCTTGCTCAGAGCTGGCATCGATCAGATCGGCGATCGCCTCAGCCTGCGCCAGATCCATCTTATCATTCAGGAAAGCGCGTTCGGAGAACTCGCCGGGGCGGGCGATACGCAACCCAGGCAGCTGTAAGATACGCTTCAACAGCAGATCGAGGATCACCGGGCCGCCGTGGCCTTGTAGCTCCAGTACATCTTCACCGGTGAAGGAGTTCGGTCCGGGAAAATAGAGGGCGATCCCCTGATCCAGCAACGTCCCGTCCTGGTCGCGAAACGGTAAGTAGTCGGCGTAGCGCGGCTTAGGCAGTTTACCCAGGAGTGCTTGGGCAACGGCCTGAGCCTGTGGGCCGGAGACGCGCAGGATCCCTACGCCGCCGCGTCCCGGAGCGGTAGCCTGGGCGACGATGGTGTCGGATGGAGTGATCATATTCTCTCTCTTTTGGCGTTGAGTGCATGCCCGAGATGGCGAGCACGAAAACAAGAAAAAAGGGGCGGTCATCCGACCGCCCCCCTGGTACCTCATGCGTTAGCGCGGGTTATTTCTTATCCCGGCTGTGCAGACCGCGTTTTTCCAAACCGCGGTAGATCAGCTGCTGCTGGATGATGGTTACCAGGTTGCTGACGATATAGTACAGCACCAGACCGGACGGGAACCACAGGAAGAAGACAGTAAAGATAACCGGCATAAAGGTCATGATCTTCTGCTGCATCGGATCGGTGACGGTGGTCGGTGACATCTTCTGGATGAAGAACATGGTCACGCCCATCAGGATCGGCAGGATGTAGTACGGGCTCGGCGCGGCCAAGTCATGGATCCACAGGGCAAAAGGCGCCTGACGCAGCTCGACAGAGCCCATCAGCATGTAGTACAGGGCCAGGAAGATTGGCATCTGGATCAGCAGCGGGAAGCAGCCGCCCAGCGGGTTAACCTTCTCTGCCTTGTACAGCGCCATCATCTCTTGGCTCATGCGCTGTTTGTCGTCACCGATACGCTCACGCATCGCCTGCAACTTGGGTTGCAGCATACGCATCTTGGCCATCGAGGTGTACTGCGCCTTGGTCAGCGGGTACATGATGCCGCGTACGATGAAGGTGATGATGATGATCGCGAAGCCCCAGTTACCGACGAAGCTGTGGATCAGCTGCAGCAGTTTGAACAGCGGCTGAGAGATAAACCACAGCCAACCGTAATCCACCGTTAAATCGAGGTGTGGAGCCACGGCAGCCATGTCGCTTTGCAGTTCAGGGCCGACCCACAACGTGGTGCTGAG contains the following coding sequences:
- a CDS encoding helix-turn-helix domain-containing protein, translated to MREQNPSVYSDPNGSILKELYELKQLVIQQRQAQKEVLSAEECAELLGVSVSYVYRLTSEKRLPHYKPQGKKIYFKRVELLDWLLSHRISPDAELTEHVTKRVRQASYGRL
- a CDS encoding helicase RepA family protein; amino-acid sequence: MERDLIASHRPQDLRSAFVEPPKPLDFVLPGLPVGCVGALVSPGGVGKSMLALQLAIQIAGGPDWIKLGKLGRGAVLYLPAEDPWPVLHQRLFVLGRGLDAELRANVERDLRLISLQGASPNVLDSHWWEAIAIWAEGVRLIVIDTLRRFHDADENTACAMTQVLGQLERLAMGLGCAVLFVHHTSKSAVFQEAGDQQQASRGSSVLVDNIRWQAYLATMTKKEAQKLGVSVEKSQLYVRFGVSKSNYGPPLPERWLERKEGGVLYPAGLDEIRWAGGKRALL
- a CDS encoding site-specific integrase, which codes for MKISIEYREPDAEGKRALRLTYYAGSYLEPTTGIRKHKRSREPLDLFLYDKPRTPAQRLHNKETQRAAEAIRAKRLFEYETGKHHLDFSNAYKASFFEYFQEVTDQKAAGSKSNHSIWISALKHLRQYHKLPELTFEEVDQLFLEGFRHYLMHKARTKSGTPLSRNTQSAYFNKLRAALNQAEQERLLPDNPVRRVKAIQGEKNKRVYLTEDEVRALAQAECRYDVLKRAFLFSCCTGLRWSDIHKLTWAELEPFYGHYRIVFTQKKTSGLQYLDLNDMAMQLMGRPGKATERIFKGLKYSAWQNMELTRWALQAGITKKVTFHSARHTFAVIQLNRGVDIYALSRLLGHSELRTTEIYADILESRRRDAMLDFPNVLG
- the mnmE gene encoding tRNA uridine-5-carboxymethylaminomethyl(34) synthesis GTPase MnmE — translated: MTPSDTIVAQATAPGRGGVGILRVSGPQAQAVAQALLGKLPKPRYADYLPFRDQDGTLLDQGIALYFPGPNSFTGEDVLELQGHGGPVILDLLLKRILQLPGLRIARPGEFSERAFLNDKMDLAQAEAIADLIDASSEQAARSAVNSLQGVFSARVNQLVESLTHLRIYVEAAIDFPDEEIDFLSDGKIEAQLNAVMHELADVRAEARQGSLLREGMKVVIAGRPNAGKSSLLNALAGREAAIVTDIAGTTRDVLREHIHIDGMPLHIIDTAGLREASDEVERIGIERAWQEIEQADRVLFMVDGTTTDATDPATIWPDFIARLPASLPITVVRNKADMTGEPLGISSSHGHTLVRLSARTGAGIDVLRDHLKQSMGFETHLEGGFLARRRHLQALEQAAIHLQQGKDQLLGAMAGELLAEELRLAQQSLSEITGEFTSDDLLGRIFTSFCIGK